In Saccopteryx leptura isolate mSacLep1 chromosome 11, mSacLep1_pri_phased_curated, whole genome shotgun sequence, the following proteins share a genomic window:
- the LOC136382893 gene encoding LOW QUALITY PROTEIN: NUT family member 2G-like (The sequence of the model RefSeq protein was modified relative to this genomic sequence to represent the inferred CDS: inserted 1 base in 1 codon; substituted 1 base at 1 genomic stop codon): MASEGAPAVLVVDVTGNPGASMTPFMALPLPMPTTGPAHXPPWERPLPPLMTTSFLPGHTLVLPTFPTTPIVAVDAGHGPIRTGAQNIIDQTKSEGGEPQPPQNHIIVLTQAPLNWSAPGXLTGGAVCPEPLFLEFSTVEMIVFTLAFGSAQAREGGWCHSLPPQAPPSATQLAPIILPRNSGPQSNGESWAGGLATSQANASPDDSKSTYENYQRWQCFKVLARRHLPESPDADALSCFLMPALRSLSRLKPTMTLQEGIGQAMQEWHRKSNYDRMFYYDMAEEFMELEKKEKQNQKVQWRQETQGPPCPAAPRPDSCGLPAPMAGPQPACTSSVATPKAQGSHAPQELRGTQSPCDIPPEAVQEYMDIMDELEGLTHSATVEPGGEWEEDRKESQKQENRPSQDPEVMSYFNQLCSQEDFANKAGWLRALGSARFQRVKL, encoded by the exons ATGGCTTCAGAAGGAG CACCTGCAGTGCTGGTAGTGGATGTGACCGGGAACCCTGGTGCCTCCATGACTCCTTTCATGGCACTGCCGTTACCCATGCCCACTACTGGCCCTGCACACTGACCACCTTGGGAGCGGCCTCTGCCACCACTCATGACAACATCATTCCTTCCTGGCCACACCCTGGTGCTTCCTACCTTTCCCACAACACCTATAGTGGCAGTAGATGCTGGTCATGGCCCCATTAGAACAGGGGCTCAGAATATAATAGACCAGACCAAGTCAGAAGGGGGAGAACCACAGCCTCCCCAGAATCACATCATTGTCCTGACTCAGGCCCCCCTCAACTGGAGTGCTCCag ccctgactgggggtgcTGTGTGTCCTGAACCCCTTTTCTTGGAATTCTCCACGGTGGAGATGATTGTATTCACCTTGGCATTTGGCAGTGCCCAGGCCAGGGAGGGAGGCTGGTGTCACAGCCTTCCTCCTCAAGCTCCACCATCAGCTACCCAGCTGGCCCCCATCATCCTCCCAAGGAACTCGGGGCCACAGTCTAACGGGGAATCCTGGGCGGGTGGCCTGGCCACCTCCCAAGCCAATGCCTCACCAGATGACTCCAAAAGCACATACGAGAACTACCAGCGTTGGCAGTGCTTCAAGGTGCTGGCCCGGAGGCACCTCCCTGAGAGTCCGGATGCAGACGCTCTTTCCTGCTTCCTCAT GCCAGCACTCCGGTCACTGTCCCGCCTGAAGCCCACCATGACGTTGCAGGAGGGAATAGGGCAGGCCATGCAGGAATGGCACCGCAAAAGCAACTATGACCGGATGTTCTACTATGATATGGCAGAAGA GTTCATGGAGcttgagaaaaaagagaagcagaatCAGAAGGTGCAGTGGAGGCAGGAGACTCAGGGCCCGCCTTGTCCAGCCGCTCCAAGACCTGATTCCTGCGGGCTTCCAGCCCCCATGGCTGGCCCACAGCCAG ctTGTACTTCCAGCGTGGCCACACCTAAGGCCCAGGGCTCCCATGCACCCCAGGAGCTCCGGGGTACCCAGTCACCCTGTGACATCCCGCCTGAGGCTGTGCAGGAGTACATGGACATCATGGACGAGCTGGAGGGACTGACCCACTCAGCCACAGTGGAGCCCGGGGGAGAATgggaagaagacagaaaggagtcGCAGAAGCAAGAAAATAGGCCCTCCCAGGACCCAGAGGTCATGAGCTACTTTAATCAGCTGTGTTCTCAGGAAGACTTTGCCAACAAGGCGGGCTGGCTCAGAGCTCTGGGGTCTGCAAGATTCCAGAGGGTGAAACTCTAA